The sequence AAAAGAGTTTGGTGAATATTGGGCAAAACACCTCCATTAGCAATGGTTACAGATCCTAAAAGCTTACTCAACTCCTCATCGTTCCTCACAGCAAGTTGGATGTGCCTCGGCACAATACGATTCTTCTTGTTGTCTCTAGCAGCATTTCCAGCAAGCTCCAAAACCTAATTCCGATTTAAAATTATCAGAAACAGAGATAAGAACAGAACCGCATCAAAATCGCTgaaaaaaggaacaaagaCAACGGATCTTGTTACCTCGGCGGCAAGATACTCGAGAACGGCCGACAAATATACTGGAGCGCCAGCGCCGACACGCTCGGCGTACTTTCCGGCCTTGAGAAACCTTGCGATTCTACCGACGGGGAACTGGAGGCCGGCTTTATGCGATCGTGTAACGGATTTGGTGGCTTGCGGCTTTCCTCTACCGCCCTTGGTGGAACTCATAGTTGAATCGGAGTAAAAAAT is a genomic window of Cucurbita pepo subsp. pepo cultivar mu-cu-16 unplaced genomic scaffold, ASM280686v2 Cp4.1_scaffold005949, whole genome shotgun sequence containing:
- the LOC111787141 gene encoding probable histone H2AXb; protein product: MSSTKGGRGKPQATKSVTRSHKAGLQFPVGRIARFLKAGKYAERVGAGAPVYLSAVLEYLAAEVLELAGNAARDNKKNRIVPRHIQLAVRNDEELSKLLGSVTIANGGVLPNIHQT